The segment accatattttcacagtgatagtggtataccactagtagatgacaccgaaaatttaagcccccatgcagggtatgagcctttgttgttttcgagcccgatgtttgaaatccaattataaagaatatgtatttttagggccccatatctcgaaaactatagatgaccacatgaacatatttgtacggtcatttaaaagtttaaacatcatttaaaaatacacaatcactcatatatttctttatcaaattgattgaaaattacgtttaattctgctgcttttttttaaatttacgaacaaaatttttaaaaaaggtacgcgggtagaattcattatttttcaaaacatttaatcaattcataagatgactaatgatataataaataattagataaataaatcaataacatttttatcataaaaggagaaaccgaaaatcaaaaataaataactaaaaataaatcaataaaatttttatcataaaaggagaaacgtcaaaaataaataaccaacctaagcgcatatacgacttttttacttgttagttgattagaagaacaagcttatatttaaaaaaaaaaagtcagcttatcacaatatatgtgttggttgtttttttgttttgttttaattgcccttgtttaattgttcgaagaaataatatggtacacaagtaaatctttattgcaaaaatatgaaacaaatagtataatttttttaggtaattgaatcgtatatcttgatttatatagcatcgttttcaaaattgtatatttataaatcacgttgcaaacttaaaagtggaaaaattagcaaatagtgagtgacaatataaacataaagttagttcaggctccatttcacattttccaaagtaaccagcaaagataccgacattgttctggttgtgaagacatttcattgttttttaaaatgtttacatcataatatctcgcgtttcgtagaaatgtgcttaaaaatatgaatatgcgtaactttaaaacgaaatggcaaacactaactttacacacgcttttaatacataattaaaataccatgatttagaacccaatcaatcaaagtaaaactaaaacatttcagtttctcatcatatcattgcatcctgtctcccgtttgatatttagaagaagaaatatataattgttttaagatcgtcaattctaaaTTGATAtccttttggacgaagggagtaatacatttccactttttattcccttcctcttcaaaattaagtcaagattggtcagttagttccctgggagaagcttatacattgatggtaatacattggaaaattaaatttccaaaccggcgtattttcactcaaatgtgttctcacgtgttcataacgtcgaagtcaaaactgtaaataagcatcgattagatgaaaaagattcgaggtattccgaaatccgtgtaaaaggtgtttcaaaaaggggtgagaacaggtgaaataaaagatgatgacacatgcatgttatgaaggcgcatgccttagttcatatttggggttgaagaaccatttattttattccatatattaataaataccataattatccttttttgtaagaaattaatatcatatcagttattgtaaattattgtcacgaatggtccgcaataaacatggccggaaagtaaaaatgggggaaaatcaactatatagtaggttttccgtgggggtaatctggcaataaaaagggggaaagcccactatatagtcagctttccgtgggggaaaaactgctatatagccatttttccggggggaaagatggctagggggaaaaggcactatataacaccggttttcatttcatttcagtactttgattataaggACAAATGTGTAAACTGATTGAAATCAAGATGTACGTGGTATTAAAacagaacaattttaaaaaatatcttttttattttataaaaataatacagacATATAATTTCTACATGCACCTTTATATTgaaagtaaatatatttgataaagaacTAACTGACTCTTCCACCGAACataaaatttttctttacttctcCTCATGAACACGTACCCGACacaaataattacatttttcagagatatatttcaaagatttatttaaaaataaatgcttaATCTGGTTATGGCTAGAGTGAAATCACCTGATCCTAAAAGAGAATATATTACGATAACTTGTTTGTTACAGAAAAAAAGGACGACTGTTACAAATATTGAAAGGCAATGAACATgaaaaacttcataaaacataataatttGAGATGGAAACAACAActgagaaaatatataaaactgaGAGTGAATCAAGTGAATCTTCAGAATCAGATGCTGAAGACAAGGCAAATTTTTTTGAACTGTggaaattttttgaaaacgactgCAGGAAAATTCTGCGAAGTTTGTTAGAGAACTACTTTTCGAGCTATGCAGTTCTTGTTGAAAAAATTCCACCAGAGGCATATACATCGGAGAATTCTAACGGTATTATATCAGAAGAAGACCAAAGATTGATAGAAAGTGAAAGTGCCATTTCTAAAAAGTTTAGTTTTGAATTGCTTTGCAACATATTCGAATCCGGTGTTTGTGATGAATATTGTGACCGTCCCTCAGTTGGATGGAGATCAAAGGAAGAAAGCAGTTTATCGAATTTCCAAAACACAGGCgataatattttacaacttgTGCTGCTTTATCGCCAGTATCTTTCACGCAATAAGGAGAGAGAAATTTCAAACAGAGACAATCAAATGATTTGGAGTACTTTGCGAGATGTAGCTGGTCGTTTGAGCAATACCTGTCCAAAAATTGGGAAGAAATTTCTAAAAAGGATAGAAAAGGATGTTACCGGTAtattgtactacatgtatttaactatTAACttagtaaactcaggtgacctattgctatccgttttcggtcgtgcgtcgtgcgtcgtggctgattgttaccatttttggtgtgagaaATCTCTATGgaaagaggaatctaaattgtgaaattcatggctctaccacccccgggaCACCACTTGTTGgtccaaatatgaaaaaaagccAATTTTTCAGAgaacttcttctctactcccatacatgtgaagaaaaaactggttgcaaagttatgatgtccatgaagccctctaccaaaattgtgaaattcatggcccctgggtcaggggttcaggctctagggtggggccaatatggccatatagtaaaaatgtatgaaatcttagtaaatcttcttctctactcccatatttatttgttaaactaAATGTCTGggtatgatgtccatgaggccctctaccaaaattgtgaaattcatgaccctgggtgaggggttcaggctctagggtagggccaatatggccatatagtaaaatgtatgaaatcttagaaaatcttcttcgctactcccatatatatttgttaaaaactaaatatctggttatgatgtccatgaggcactgtaccaaaattgtgaaattcatgacccctgggtcaggggttcaggctttagggtggggccaatatggctatatagtaaaaatgtattaaatcttagaaaatcttcttctctactttcatatatatatatgttaaaaactaaatgcctggttataatgtccatgaggccctctacaaaattgtgaaattcttgacccctttgttaggggttcagttcatatagtaaaaatgtcttaaatcttagaaaatcttcttctctactgccacacatgtgggcaaaaaactagatacatggttatgatgtccactaactcctctgcctaaattgtgaaattcatggcccctggattAAGGATTCAggacattggggggggggggggcaatatggcaatatagtgttaatgcatataatgtttaaaaattttcttctctattctcactcatctgtatgaaaaacttacttataattatgtttatcaGGGCGTCTTCTACTGaagttttgattttcatgtcccctggagtatgggttttgactctagggcagggccaaaatgcatatatataggtgttaatgcatataatgttaaaaaatcatattctttactcccacacacctgaaaggaaaactgaattcatgattttgtagatcagatctttaagtttttcgcaAAAATTATAGGTaacatagttctttttgaaagatttacgGCAGGCAGGTGGTCgtcattaaaaatttataacttttttaCTCAAGAATGAAAccttataaaatgaatatatcagaCTCCtcaacaagtttgtgtatgggttatatgctactcagatGACCGtcaaggccaattggcctcttgttaataaGAATATTGAGATAATATTCTAGTCAAATATCATTTTCCCATCGTGTTTTTGAGGATGCAATATAGGTTCCATcttgttcatttttaaacaatagtaGAAGCACGATTCGTTGCaaattaaaactacatgtatattacatttaACGTCTTTTTAAAGGGACTAAGACACGATTTAagctcaatttttcaaaatttatttttttctttaatttttatgtcTAGAATTGTTAATATAGATGTTTTCAATGATTTAAGTAAAATATTGAGTGACATGCAAGTTACAGAGattagaattttttgttttgtaaacaaagctcgagttctattattgtttacatacgtataagtttcaatctaaTGCTGCTCTTTGTTGttgatgaaattatttataaacacattgacTCAGCATATTTCGTTTTCACAAGTTATTTTGTCTTAGATATGgcattttctttactttacattatttgtaaacaaataaaagactcgagctttgtttacataacgacGATTTCTCTCCTCTGTATCTTGCTTCTAAAATTACTTCTAACATTTAGATTTTAGtgaatcatttaaaatacaaagaaaactattttatacataaaaaaaaaaataaaactttcatctgatatcgtgtctaagtccctttaaatttGTTACATCTTAGCGTTTGAGACAACAAGGGAAAATTTGAACATGCTTCTTTCAGGAAAACACTAAATTATACAGTATTCTTATTGGTACATATAAAACATGCGCACCGTCAACTCTTCATTCTaataatgcatcaaaataaaatactttccaGGAAGAGCGACTGTTAATAACCAAATTGGTTTAAAAAACTCAATACAGCATATATCATCAGAAGATTCGACCGAGACCATTGTCTGCAACCAGTTAGGACAAGAAAATAGATTCTCGTCCCGGAATGCAGTTCAACGAGCCCCAAAAACTTTCGTAATAAATCAACAAGgagaaaattgcaaaattgcCATAACTTTAGTTGACCAAATAAAAGGCAAATCTAGCTTAAATATTGAAGGGAGAGGTATATATCTTTGTTGTTAATCCTCTTAAAGTAAATTTCATATattgataattaattaaaaataaaatcaaaccaaAACCACTGAAAATATACTATATTCAGATGTAAGGCTCACACTGCACAGTCCAGGCAAGGGTTTCAAGGAAATAGCGGCAAATATAGGAAATTCATCAATCAGCGATATAAACGAGGACAGGCGTTTACAAGAATATTCGGTAGAGGTTGTTTCTACCAGAAACGCTTGTCTCATTGTTGATGTAAGAATCACTGCATCAAAAGTTGACTTATCGCTAAGAATGGAGCGCTTGGTAGAATGCCTGATGAGTCACAGCAATGCATTTCAAGTCCTTCATGACAACAATGTAGATAGACTGGACATTTTCGGGTATTATTACCAACCCTGCGAATATTTAGACAAACCAGGTATGTGACACTTTGTGTGTgtgagttatatatatatatatatatatatatatatatatatatatatatatatatatatatatatatatatatatatatatatatatatatatatattaaataaataaaacagaatgcgacagtccaaattaaataaattgtttactgttagcgctttcagccatgtcggctcttcagacagttatacaaaattaaaaacgttgTTTGTAACGTTGTCAATGACGTCgtgtttttaaagttcattatgacgtcacaatgtacatcAAGGTAGCGATGGCGTGAACTTTATCAACGCCGTTAAGCAATGCATagacatataatacaatacatataaaaaattatatatatgataaatctaTTTTCGATTAAGTTTcgggttaaatattttaataaaatagtccTCTTTTGTGGTTCGGGCGATTGCATTTGAAGTCCACATTTTGTAAaacggaaatattttaaatgttcccTTTCCGCACTTTGCAAAATGTTCCGAACATGGAGTGTTTCTCACTGTTTCGTcctttatttgttgtttgtggACTCTCACTCGGGCGTTGAGCTGGTTAGTCTGGCCAATATAATTTTCTCCACATGTTGGACAAGTCGCACAATATATCAAATTAGACGATTTGCAGTTCATTGGGGCATTAGGTTTTAAAATTTGGCCgctttttaatattattcctTCTCCCTCCTGTATAAGGTCACATGTTCCACATCGGGGGTCGCCGCACTTTTTGATGGAAATAGTATTGCTGGACGAGAACTTTGCTTTGGAGAGAATTTTCCTCAGATTCGGCGCTTGTCTTCTGCTGTTTATGATAGATGATTGGTTTAacagttttttcatattttctgattgttctaatattggaaaaaaacgttttgctgatttaaaaatattatggttaCACGGATTATGTGTAGTTACaaatttggactgtcgcattctgttttatttatttaagtattttttgctgtaccaaggctttatttatctacacacatatatatatatatatatatatatatatatatatatatatatatatatatatatatatatatataatgccaTCTGCAACACTCAAATATACTtagataataaaacaaaatcataattttgaaaatctggAAAACACCCTTTATTATTAAAGATAACAGGTGTTAATCAGTACtgttatttctttcttttacaGATTTGAGACTGAACTTTGTTCTTTTTAGTCATGTGACATTGAAGTTGGGCAAAACTATCGGTGATGTGGATGTGTTTGTTTCAGATTCTCTAAAAGAAATGATCGAGCACAGTTTTAAGACGGATGGTCAGTATTCGTACATAATATGTCATCATCTTTAAATCCTCTGTGTTACtataatattatattcatttttgccctttctaaaaatgtattttttgccccTTCTCAAGGTTGATTTTTTAACCAAAGAGTAAATTTACCCTAATTTAAGTTACTGTGGTCCTCTATTATTTGAATACTAGTAGGGACATGGTTATGATAATTAACGAGACACCAAACAAAAGCAGAAATAAAGATCATAAagtgaatatgtatttttttgataaaataattattccttTCGAATTCTTAGACATTTCAGCAGGCATCTTAATGGATAAGGGAGTTCTACTCCTATAATGAAATTCACTGTATTCTATTGGTCTTATGCTGCATTTAAGGAAGGGTGCTCTTTTATATGAGGCATACTTGTATCTATATAAggtatattctttaaaaagtttcttcTTTTGATCTTGTAAGAAACAAATCAGTTGAGTGcggaacaaaattttaatttacaaacttGGGTAATcgcagattacaaagctcactgaTCGACtcaatatatttctgtagtcagtCAGTACCACACCAAATAAGTGTTTGATTTTTTCCTGAGGACTATCAAGTGACATTTATTCACAAATTGCAACGATccacgcaaagccatgtacaagatgcctatcATCTCGTCCAATtgaactcatttaaactcttcacaTTATCAATCTCATCTTTCAAATACtctaataatttgtttaaataaatgaatagtttgTTACATTAAACTAATAATTTGGTATAACAAATAACTGATAATCTGTTTTAGCAAATTACTAATATCATATAACAAATCATTAACCTGTTATGACAAATACccaattttgttaaaacaaattaaccaacaaaaaaaaaaaagactgctGCGGCCCTAATTCGCTTCCGCGAGGAAGTCAATTCAGCTTTACAGCttgaccatattttttttaaatttaagttgaTGAAAACATACGAGTGCAGATTAAAGGAGAAATTGTTGAACCAAAAAACATACAATTTACGGATATTCAGACTGCCATCGACCATGaagatttttcaaattcaatgaatgtATCCTTGGCAACAGACTGTCATTTACAAATTGTGGACATACTGCGGGGAAAATCAGCAACCCATGTTATTTTAAAGACCGTTGCATGTTTAACATATGGGCACCTTGTGCAAAATGAGGGACCAATAGTAGTTTTACTTCAAAAGATATTACAGTTGAACAACGTGGCAGAAATGTTGTCAAATATTTCCTTCTGCAGAATTGGTGTATTGATAAATACATCAATGGACGAAGAATTCGATAAAAACGACGAAAAAGGTTTGCAAACTCTATTTATGcgaattcattttattttgaaatatttattggtATTTAATGTAAAATGGGGTTGGTAAATAATTGATCTATGTAAATGTAGGTATTGTATTCTATTTGAGTCCCGGATCAAAGATTCAAGAGGTCATGGAGGATGGTAAATTCCCAGAACTTGTCCAGGCACTGTTGGGTGAAAATAACACAAAAGAGATCAAACAGTTGAAAGTGAAAGCAGTGTTGGAATATCACAATGGtacttgaattatttttaatgaaaggaaattaaaaagataaaatataataaaaagataatttacataaataagTGATTATACCATTAACTGTTTAAGGCTGTTCAAGATAATATTTCAAAcgcaaaaagttttaaaataaataggtCGAAATAATAGTGACAGTGATCCTGCAATAGATATAACAGAAGAATACGAGAGACCAACACCTGAGGAGAACATCAGTCGAAACCTTCAAATTGCAATGAGTTATCTGAACTCTGGAAACCATTTAGAGGCAAAGGCCGTTGCTCGTAGTGTGTTCCATGAAGTGGCAGATGAAGACAAGGACGTGTTCAATCAATTGaaggatatttttgaaaaggtctatctatctatctatctatctatctatctatctatctatctatctatctatctcgtTGATAACGCACTCAaatctaaaatgttttaaaaatgataataagcAATGAATCttatgccttttttttttttttttaatattttcagtgTGCAGATAAATTTTACGTTTTGAAGTGTTTTTGCAAAAGTATGTATATCTTATTACACTTTTGAACATTACCAATGTGTTAGAAATATTAAATGGAAATTTCTTGAGAAATATCAGtgtgttatatttatttatttatagtcCGTCTCCTTGAGAACAATGAAGACTTTTTCCTGGGTCCAATATTTCCATTGATTCTATCTAGAGAATATTGGATAAATGTTATCCATGGTCCATATGAACCGAAGGTAAGCACTTGTTTGTCTCAAGTTGTACTTTTTTAATGACCAGTTCCCGTCAGATTTAGGATAAAATTGTAGCATGCGGTTAGCCATGAAAACATCAGAAAATTAAGATATCGATACGcgcaatttatttgtttttcatctaTATAACTGGGATGTcgtattacataattatatacattttctaTCAGATATCATGTCACAACTGTTCTATTATTAAAGTAATCGAAATGCATTCGTTTTAGATATGAATATTCCTTTAATTAAAGACAAATGTTCTCATTTcttaacatttctttaaaaaaaaccttttttctattttaacaggaaattcaaaaactattcaaagAAATCGAAGATATGGTTTTTGATTACACAGATAATGATGAATTCAATGACGTAGCAGGTTGCATTTGTGTGGAATTGGTGCTATCTTACCGGGAACTTGCTAATCTACATTGGGAGGAAGACAATACGTATATCATGAAGAGAATAGAAATAGTTCATTTTTATCAGtgcaaaattttatttcgaagagtaagattttttttaaaaatacatgtaccttacatcatatttctgtcatatttatttaatttatcataCCTAGTAACTTATTATGTTGCAGAACTTTTTCTCATATTGTGTTATTATACTCCAGGCAAAAAAGGTTATTAAGTTGATATGGCCGCTTTAATcagaaaatattgtcaaatattgtcaaaacatgtTTATCTCTCTGGTTGTCAATTCACGTGTACTGTATGACAGACTTATGAATCTATGCAAAGATCTGTCAGTTGTTTGAACGTTATACAGCATTTTTggaacgggggggggggtgtcataaACTGTTTTGAGATCATTGACCAAGATGAAGTTAACATCATCTTTGATATTACATTTATCATTGTTACATGtgcaaaatttatattttccactGAGGTATCGATGGTCAGATACTTTATCAATATATTAACGagaattttctttttgaatatttgaatatatataaaattttaaaatccttacTAGCTGCTTATTAGCAATCTTGATAAGGATGTTGTACTTTACGGTTTTCTATCTCATCTCTCTCTTGCTGTCTCTGAAGAatagaaaataacaattttaatactaacaaatatttattttctcatcATTTCTTTCAGGGGTTGTTCAGCATTATATGCGATATTTACAAACAGCTAGGTGAGGACACACACACATCCACCCACCTACAACATACCTTCATTATAATGAAGTAAAGAAAATACCCTTGATTTAAAAGTTTAGATGAGAGGCAAACTAAAGAAAAATACAGATTTACATGTCACAAGTTTCATTACATACAGATTGAAACGCCTGCTATTTTAAAATGTCCAATTTTATGCCAAAAGTATATAACAGTTGTATTTTATTTGTCTCTTAAACATCCTCATGAACACAAACCCTTGAAATTGAAGTGAATTTAGTTCACGTGCTGTTCGTGAATCGCTATATTTTATCTTCTTGTTGTCATTGGTTTATGTATTTTAAGAAATTTCAAAGGCAAGTAGAGAAATAATAGCAATCGAACaaattctaaaacatatttcgTATGATCTGAAATATTTTCAACagaatgtttagaaaatgaaatgaaaagtgAAAGCgtttatacatttttgtatGAAATCTAAGGAATTGTACTTAGTTGTACAGTCTGTCAATCTGAAAACTTCagtttagataaaaaaaacttaagtcAGAAAATTAATGAGAGAGAAAATGGcgtttgatttattttctttatattttttataatccaGAACGGGATGGGTTTGATTTAGATGTTGATAGTTTGTACATGTGGGCATCATCACTAAAGCATCTTGGAAAGACTGATGTAGCTTTAAAGAAAATAGAGGACGCGATAGACAATTTAAGGAGGAATGCCACAATGGTACGAAAAAATACtatatgaacataaaataatgaataaccAAATTGATTATGATtcacatttttttgttaaattctaATAGATTTATTACAATAATCATTGCTTTTTTTTCGCTTTTAGACAATCAGAAATTGTAGTCTAGACGCTTTGAAAGAATTAAGAGAATCATTAATGtgtgaaataaatcaaattcctAAAGCCCAAACAAATATAGATTTTGAGTGGCTGGCAGGAACAAACATAAGTATACCACAGCATGTAAGTAAAAAAGTTGTTTAATATGGTTTCATTTTAAT is part of the Magallana gigas chromosome 3, xbMagGiga1.1, whole genome shotgun sequence genome and harbors:
- the LOC136273293 gene encoding uncharacterized protein, whose amino-acid sequence is METTTEKIYKTESESSESSESDAEDKANFFELWKFFENDCRKILRSLLENYFSSYAVLVEKIPPEAYTSENSNGIISEEDQRLIESESAISKKFSFELLCNIFESGVCDEYCDRPSVGWRSKEESSLSNFQNTGDNILQLVLLYRQYLSRNKEREISNRDNQMIWSTLRDVAGRLSNTCPKIGKKFLKRIEKDVTGRATVNNQIGLKNSIQHISSEDSTETIVCNQLGQENRFSSRNAVQRAPKTFVINQQGENCKIAITLVDQIKGKSSLNIEGRDVRLTLHSPGKGFKEIAANIGNSSISDINEDRRLQEYSVEVVSTRNACLIVDVRITASKVDLSLRMERLVECLMSHSNAFQVLHDNNVDRLDIFGYYYQPCEYLDKPDLRLNFVLFSHVTLKLGKTIGDVDVFVSDSLKEMIEHSFKTDVDENIRVQIKGEIVEPKNIQFTDIQTAIDHEDFSNSMNVSLATDCHLQIVDILRGKSATHVILKTVACLTYGHLVQNEGPIVVLLQKILQLNNVAEMLSNISFCRIGVLINTSMDEEFDKNDEKGIVFYLSPGSKIQEVMEDGKFPELVQALLGENNTKEIKQLKVKAVLEYHNGT